From Cinclus cinclus chromosome 2, bCinCin1.1, whole genome shotgun sequence, one genomic window encodes:
- the LRRC32 gene encoding transforming growth factor beta activator LRRC32 produces MKLNIIFLLAVVNTGTSNCHPTEGTSCEMANSQAFCHNKDLYQIPHELHLNVNKIDLSGNLIQSVPEMPLSFYTSLQYLDLSFNQISFITSGVFAHMTNLLEINLANNHLHELAQNGTEGIGLLPKVEIMDLSHNNLYNGMAEYFINQAPALRYLSLADNSIVMISHKMFQGCPSLVEIDLQRNIIMEIEVGAFDTLAKLSKLNLSTNSITCISDFNLRQLEILDLSRNSIETFSITKSNDEYSLRSLDLSENKLLHFPVFPQVNKLVSLNLSNNLIQLTAESPYNKMDYMDNEWLDASFHLLDQKRSKNMSSLYLSQLVYLDLSYNEIKSIPDGFFESMLSLHTLNLSKNCLQGFAVSYDSALISLTVLDLSYNALQKLLFDAGALPNLREFHIQNNNLQTLQFNIFSSLPSLRFLNLQSNNISLCHTYSESAKQRLAGEESGCVSFVNSPALQYLYLADNMLNILPAHTFYKTPLLVLDLSMNPGLKIELKALAGLEKSLEYLHLHGNSLIDLNIDLPCFSHLKHLNLSENQLNWLPKWGSDSPLEVLDLRNNRFSALQDSNILALENSLKNLYLSGNPLNCCGNIWLSSMIQNKNVHIPNVEHLTCQYIQSFGYWEEMHIGNIRPEDCEKEDLKKINIVIILTFVLVSSMIIIGVGSFFCFRRQNFSHQFKA; encoded by the exons ATGAAACTGAACATCATCTTCTTGCTGGCAGTGGTGAACACAGGAACCTCTAACTGTCATCCCACAGAGGGGACATCCTGTGAAATG GCAAACTCACAGGCATTTTGCCACAACAAAGACCTCTACCAAATCCCTCACGAGCTCCATCTGAATGTAAACAAAATAGATCTGTCTGGAAATCTGATTCAGAGCGTCCCTGAAATGCCATTATCATTTTACACCTCCCTCCAGTATCTGGATTTAAGTTTCAACCAGATAAGCTTCATCACATCTGGAGTATTTGCACACATGACAAATTTGCTGGAAATAAATTTAGCCAATAATCATTTACATGAACTGGCTCAGAATGGGACAGAGGGGATTGGACTTTTGCCCAAAGTGGAAATAATGGACTTGTCCCACAACAATCTCTACAATGGGATGGCTGAGTATTTCATCAATCAAGCTCCAGCACTGCGGTATCTTTCCTTGGCAGACAACAGTATTGTAATGATATCACACAAGATGTTTCAGGGCTGTCCCAGTCTTGTGGAGATAGATCTTCAGAGAAATATCATCATGGAAATAGAAGTAGGTGCTTTTGACACTCTAGCAAAACTTTCCAAACTCAATCTCTCCACTAATTCAATTACTTGCATCTCTGATTTCAACCTCAGGCAGTTGGAGATACTTGACCTTAGCAGGAATAGCATTGAGACCTTCAGCATTACAAAGTCAAATGATGAATATAGTTTAAGGTCTCTGGATCTTAGTGAAAACAAATTGCTTCACTTCCCAGTCTTCCCTCAGGTAAATAAGCTGGTAAGTCTGAATTTatcaaataatttaatccaGCTCACTGCTGAATCCCCTTATAATAAAATGGACTACATGGATAATGAATGGCTAGATGCTTCTTTTCATCTTCTTGATCAGAAGCGAAGTAAAAATATGAGCTCTCTTTATTTATCCCAGCTTGTATATTTAGACTTAAgttataatgaaataaaatccattCCAGATGGGTTCTTTGAGTCAATGTTGTCCCTTCACACCCTCAACCTCAGCAAAAACTGTCTTCAGGGATTTGCAGTAAGTTATGACAGTGCATTGATCTCCCTAACTGTGCTTGACTTGAGCTACAATGCTCTGCAGAAGCTTCTATTTGATGCTGGTGCTTTGCCAAATCTGAGGGAGTTTCACATTCAAAACAACAACCTTCAGACCCTGCAATTCAACATCTTTTCCAGTCTTCCTAGCCTCAGATTTCTTAACCTACAGAGCAATAATATCAGCCTTTGCCACACGTACTCTGAATCAGCTAAACAAAGACTTGCTGGAGAGGAAAGTGGTTGTGTGTCGTTTGTCAATTCTCCTGCTCTCCAGTATTTGTACCTAGCAGACAACATGCTGAACATCCTGCCAGCACACACTTTCTACAAGACTCCACTGCTTGTCTTGGATCTCTCCATGAACCCTGGACTGAAAATAGAACTTAAAGCTCTAGCAGGACTGGAAAAGTCTCTGGAATACTTGCATTTACATGGCAATAGCCTGATAGATTTAAATATTGACTTGCCTTGTTTTAGTCACCTTAAGCATTTAAACCTCTCTGAAAATCAGCTGAACTGGCTGCCTAAGTGGGGTAGTGACTCTCCACTGGAAGTTCTAGACCTACGGAACAATAGGTTCAGTGCATTACAGGACAGTAATATTTTAGCATTAGAAAATTCACTTAAAAACTTGTATCTCTCTGGGAACCCACTCAACTGCTGTGGAAACATCTGGCTTTCATCAATGATCCAGAACAAAAATGTCCATATCCCCAACGTGGAGCATTTAACGTGCCAGTACATTCAGAGCTTTGGgtattgggaagaaatgcaCATTGGAAACATTAGACCAGAAGACTGTGAAAAAGAGGATCTGAAGAAAATCAACATTGTCATTATATTAACATTTGTACTAGTTTCATCTATGATCATCATTGGTGTGGGTTCATTTTTTTGCTTCCGAAGGCAAAACTTTAGCCATCAGTTTAAAGCATAG